One genomic region from Bradyrhizobium icense encodes:
- the chvE gene encoding multiple monosaccharide ABC transporter substrate-binding protein — MTSLKTTLSALTLAAIMAATAVTDAFAQSKGTVGIAMPTKSSARWIDDGNNIVKILKERGYGTDLQYAEDDIPNQLSQVENMVTKGAKVLVIAAIDGTTLSDVLKQAKAKGIIVIAYDRLIRDTPNVDYYATFDNFQVGVLQAQSIEQKLGLKEGKGPFNIELFGGSPDDNNAYFFYNGSMSVLQPYIDSGKLVIGSGQKGMDKVSTLRWDGATAQARMDNLLSAFYGRKRVDAVLSPYDGLSIGILSSLKGVGYGSGNMPMPVVSGQDAEVPSIKSMLRGEQYSTIFKDTRDLARVTADMVDAALSGKEVTVNDTKTYNNGVKVVPSYLLKPVVVDKSNWEKVLIASGYYKRSQID, encoded by the coding sequence ATGACTAGTCTGAAGACCACGTTGTCGGCTTTGACGCTGGCAGCAATCATGGCCGCAACGGCGGTGACGGACGCGTTCGCGCAAAGCAAGGGGACCGTAGGCATCGCCATGCCAACCAAGTCCTCGGCACGCTGGATCGACGACGGCAACAACATCGTCAAGATCCTTAAAGAGCGCGGTTACGGCACCGACCTGCAATATGCCGAGGACGACATTCCAAACCAGCTCTCGCAGGTCGAGAACATGGTGACCAAGGGCGCCAAGGTGCTGGTGATCGCTGCGATCGACGGCACCACACTGTCCGACGTGCTGAAGCAGGCCAAGGCCAAGGGCATCATCGTGATCGCCTATGACCGGTTGATCCGCGACACACCCAATGTCGACTACTACGCAACCTTCGACAATTTCCAGGTCGGCGTGCTGCAAGCCCAATCGATCGAGCAGAAGCTGGGGCTGAAGGAGGGCAAGGGCCCCTTCAACATCGAACTGTTTGGCGGCTCGCCGGACGACAACAACGCCTACTTCTTCTACAACGGCTCGATGTCGGTGCTGCAGCCCTACATCGACAGCGGCAAGCTGGTAATCGGCAGCGGCCAGAAGGGCATGGACAAGGTCTCGACCCTGCGCTGGGACGGCGCCACCGCCCAGGCGCGGATGGACAACCTGCTGAGTGCGTTCTACGGCCGCAAGCGGGTCGACGCGGTGCTCTCGCCCTATGATGGCCTCTCCATCGGCATTCTCTCGTCGCTGAAGGGCGTTGGATACGGCAGCGGCAACATGCCGATGCCTGTTGTCAGCGGCCAGGATGCCGAGGTGCCGTCGATCAAGTCGATGCTGCGCGGCGAGCAATATTCGACCATCTTCAAGGACACCCGCGATCTCGCCCGTGTTACCGCCGACATGGTGGACGCAGCCCTCAGCGGCAAGGAAGTGACCGTCAACGATACCAAGACCTACAACAACGGGGTCAAGGTGGTACCTTCCTATCTCCTGAAGCCCGTCGTCGTCGACAAGAGCAACTGGGAGAAGGTGCTGATCGCGAGCGGCTACTACAAACGCTCGCAGATCGACTAA
- the mmsA gene encoding multiple monosaccharide ABC transporter ATP-binding protein, with protein MTAILEMRGVSKSFAGVQALRDVNFTVEAGQIHALVGENGAGKSTLMKVLSGVHPDGDYEGSIIFDGEERRFRDVNDSEALGIIIIHQELALIPLMSIAENIFLLHPPSRLGVIDRDTVYRRTQELLAQVGLTEMPDTLVTDLGVGKQQLVEIAKALSKRVRLLILDEPTASLNENDSAALLDRLLVFRAQGIASILISHKLSEVARVADRITVLRDGRTVDSIDCRAEPVEEDRIIRSMVNRDLAHRFPQRAATIGAPVFAVQDWTVHHPQHRDRRVIKGVDFEVRRGEVVGIAGLMGAGRTEFAMSLFGRAWGERISGRVWLDGREVNLSSVAAAIDAGLAYVTEDRKQLGLILDADVRKNITLASLGRVARQGMIDDMSELRVASDYRNRMRIRCSDVYQETGQLSGGNQQKVVLSKWLMTDPKVLILDEPTRGIDVGAKYEIYCIINELAEAGKGVVMISSEMPELLGVCDRICVMNDGAFVGEFTATEATQESIMRAIMRNKEIHKKVLQGDLRP; from the coding sequence ATGACCGCAATTCTCGAAATGCGCGGCGTGAGCAAGAGCTTTGCCGGCGTGCAGGCCCTGCGCGACGTCAACTTCACGGTGGAGGCGGGGCAGATCCATGCGCTGGTCGGCGAGAATGGCGCCGGCAAGTCGACCCTGATGAAGGTCCTCAGCGGCGTTCATCCCGACGGCGATTACGAAGGCAGCATCATATTCGACGGCGAGGAGCGGCGCTTTCGTGACGTCAATGATTCCGAGGCTCTCGGCATCATCATCATTCATCAGGAGCTGGCGCTGATCCCGCTGATGTCGATCGCGGAGAACATTTTCCTGTTGCATCCGCCGTCACGGCTCGGCGTGATCGATCGCGACACCGTTTACCGCCGCACCCAGGAACTGCTGGCCCAGGTCGGCCTCACGGAGATGCCCGATACGCTGGTGACGGACCTCGGGGTCGGCAAGCAGCAACTGGTGGAGATCGCCAAGGCGCTATCCAAGAGGGTGCGATTGCTGATCCTCGACGAGCCGACCGCCAGCCTGAACGAGAACGACAGTGCTGCATTGCTGGACCGTCTGCTGGTCTTCCGCGCCCAGGGCATCGCCTCGATCCTGATCTCGCACAAATTGTCGGAGGTCGCGCGCGTCGCCGACCGGATCACGGTGCTGCGCGACGGTCGCACCGTCGACAGCATCGATTGCCGGGCCGAGCCTGTGGAAGAGGACCGGATCATCCGAAGCATGGTCAATCGCGACCTGGCGCATCGCTTTCCGCAACGCGCCGCCACCATCGGCGCACCGGTCTTCGCCGTGCAGGACTGGACGGTGCATCACCCGCAGCACAGGGATCGCCGGGTGATCAAAGGCGTCGATTTCGAGGTCCGGCGCGGCGAGGTGGTCGGGATCGCCGGCCTGATGGGCGCCGGCCGTACCGAATTCGCCATGAGCCTGTTCGGTCGCGCCTGGGGCGAGCGGATCAGCGGCCGCGTCTGGCTCGACGGAAGGGAGGTCAACCTGTCGAGCGTGGCGGCGGCGATCGATGCCGGCCTCGCTTACGTCACCGAGGATCGCAAGCAGCTCGGCCTGATCCTGGATGCCGACGTCCGCAAGAACATCACGCTGGCGAGCCTTGGCCGCGTGGCGCGGCAGGGCATGATCGACGACATGTCCGAATTGCGCGTTGCGAGCGACTACCGCAACCGGATGCGGATCCGCTGTTCCGACGTCTATCAGGAGACCGGCCAGCTCTCCGGTGGCAACCAGCAGAAGGTGGTGCTGTCGAAATGGCTGATGACCGATCCGAAAGTACTAATTCTCGACGAGCCTACGCGCGGCATCGATGTGGGGGCAAAATACGAAATCTATTGTATCATCAACGAGCTTGCCGAGGCGGGCAAGGGCGTGGTGATGATCTCGTCGGAAATGCCGGAACTACTCGGGGTCTGCGACCGGATCTGCGTGATGAATGACGGTGCTTTCGTCGGGGAATTCACCGCCACTGAGGCCACCCAGGAAAGCATCATGCGGGCCATCATGCGCAACAAGGAAATCCACAAGAAGGTACTTCAGGGAGACTTGCGGCCATGA
- the mmsB gene encoding multiple monosaccharide ABC transporter permease: MTDKTVALPGHAGFIKNNLRNYGMLLSLFAIMLFFQVMTDGTLLQPLNLTNLVLQNSYIVIMALGMLLIIVTGHIDLSVGSVAGFVGAVAAVLMVRYHIAYPLAFIACLLVGALIGAAQGYWVAYFKIPSFIVTLAGMLVFKGLALAILAGQSVGPFPPTFQKLSSGFIPELFPGAGTLYPTSLLIGAVLAVALVYTSAKSRMRQASHGIEVEPFAFFVAKSAVLFAVIVFFAGLIASHRGLPNVLVIMTALIALYGFVTTRTVIGRHIYAIGGNARAASLSGIKTERLTFLTFVNMGVLAALAGLVFAARLNTATPKAGAGFELDVIAACFIGGASAYGGVGRVGGAVIGAMIMGVMNNGMSILGIGIDYQQVIKGLVLLGAVCLDVYNQRR, encoded by the coding sequence ATGACCGACAAGACGGTTGCGCTGCCCGGGCACGCCGGCTTCATCAAGAACAATTTGCGCAACTACGGCATGCTGCTGTCGCTGTTTGCGATCATGTTGTTCTTCCAGGTCATGACCGACGGCACGCTGCTGCAGCCGCTGAACCTGACCAATCTGGTGCTGCAGAACAGCTACATCGTGATCATGGCGCTCGGCATGCTCTTGATCATCGTCACCGGCCACATCGACCTGTCGGTGGGCTCGGTCGCGGGCTTTGTCGGCGCCGTCGCTGCCGTGTTGATGGTGCGCTATCACATTGCCTATCCGCTGGCCTTCATCGCCTGCTTGCTGGTGGGCGCCCTGATCGGCGCCGCGCAAGGTTATTGGGTTGCCTATTTCAAGATACCGTCCTTTATCGTCACGCTGGCCGGCATGCTGGTGTTCAAGGGGCTTGCGCTTGCCATCCTCGCGGGGCAGTCGGTCGGGCCGTTTCCGCCGACCTTCCAGAAACTGTCCTCGGGCTTCATTCCCGAACTGTTTCCCGGCGCCGGCACGCTGTATCCGACGTCGCTGTTGATCGGTGCCGTACTGGCGGTGGCGCTGGTTTATACGAGCGCCAAGAGCCGGATGCGGCAGGCCTCGCACGGCATCGAGGTTGAACCCTTTGCGTTCTTCGTTGCCAAGAGCGCGGTGCTGTTCGCCGTGATTGTGTTCTTCGCCGGACTGATCGCCTCGCATCGCGGCCTGCCCAACGTGCTGGTGATCATGACGGCGCTGATCGCGCTCTATGGCTTCGTCACCACCCGCACCGTGATCGGCCGCCACATCTATGCCATCGGCGGCAACGCCAGGGCCGCCAGCCTCTCCGGCATCAAGACCGAACGGTTGACGTTTCTGACCTTCGTCAATATGGGCGTGCTGGCGGCACTCGCCGGCCTCGTGTTCGCCGCGCGGCTCAATACGGCGACGCCGAAGGCCGGGGCCGGCTTCGAACTCGACGTTATCGCGGCCTGTTTTATCGGGGGCGCGTCGGCCTATGGCGGCGTCGGCAGGGTCGGCGGCGCCGTGATCGGGGCCATGATCATGGGCGTCATGAACAACGGCATGTCGATCCTCGGCATCGGCATCGACTACCAGCAGGTGATCAAGGGCCTGGTGCTGCTCGGCGCCGTCTGCCTCGACGTCTACAATCAACGCCGGTAG
- the kdgD gene encoding 5-dehydro-4-deoxyglucarate dehydratase: MSRMTPKEMASRIGDGLLSFPVTPFRPDNAFNETRYRSNLDWLCGYEVAGLFAAGGTGEFFSLSPAEVAKVVATAVDETKGRVPVLAGIGHGTAMAAQLAVAVEATGADGVLLLPPYLVFSEQEGLAAHIEAVCNATKLGVIVYNRDNAILNEDTLEKLCQRCPNLVGYKDGIGDIELMTRIHLRMGDRLTYIGGLPTAETFALPYLEMGVTTYSSAVFNFVPEFSTKFYAAVRCRDRETVQAGLRDFILPLIAIRNRKRGYAVSIIKAGMKVIGRDSGHVRSPLTDLTSAETEELAVLVARLDTSEFAKRELAAA, encoded by the coding sequence ATGAGCAGGATGACCCCCAAGGAGATGGCCAGCCGGATCGGCGATGGCCTGCTGTCGTTCCCCGTCACACCGTTTCGGCCCGACAACGCGTTCAACGAGACCCGCTACCGCTCCAATCTCGATTGGCTGTGCGGCTATGAGGTGGCGGGGCTCTTTGCCGCCGGCGGCACCGGCGAATTCTTCTCGCTGAGCCCAGCCGAGGTCGCGAAGGTCGTGGCAACGGCTGTGGACGAGACCAAGGGACGCGTGCCGGTGCTCGCCGGGATCGGCCATGGCACCGCGATGGCGGCGCAGCTTGCCGTTGCGGTCGAGGCGACCGGCGCCGACGGCGTGCTGCTGCTGCCGCCTTATCTGGTCTTCTCGGAACAGGAGGGACTTGCGGCCCATATCGAGGCGGTGTGCAACGCGACCAAACTCGGCGTCATCGTCTACAACCGCGATAATGCGATCCTGAACGAGGATACGCTCGAAAAGCTGTGCCAGCGCTGCCCCAACCTCGTTGGCTACAAAGACGGTATCGGCGACATCGAACTGATGACCCGTATCCACCTGCGCATGGGCGACCGGCTGACCTATATCGGCGGGCTGCCCACCGCCGAGACTTTTGCATTGCCCTATCTAGAAATGGGCGTAACCACTTACTCCTCCGCGGTATTCAATTTCGTCCCGGAGTTCTCGACCAAGTTCTACGCGGCCGTACGGTGCCGCGACCGCGAGACGGTGCAGGCAGGGCTGCGCGATTTCATCCTTCCCCTGATCGCGATCCGCAATCGCAAACGCGGCTATGCCGTCTCGATCATCAAGGCCGGCATGAAGGTGATCGGCCGTGACAGCGGCCATGTACGCTCGCCACTGACGGACCTGACGTCAGCCGAGACCGAGGAATTGGCGGTGCTCGTGGCGCGTCTCGATACCAGCGAGTTCGCAAAGCGGGAGCTGGCGGCCGCCTAG
- a CDS encoding LysR family transcriptional regulator, with protein sequence MFELSQLRCFVAVAEELHFGRAAQRLNMTQPPLSRQIQILERVLDVTLLERSNRAVRLTPAGQRFLVDARHLLKLAESAAVLARRMASGKAGSINIGFTATSAYSYVPALVAACRRELPDIEISLKEMVSSDQLKRLDSGEIDIGLLRPPIPRGSLDAFRVTAEPLVAALPSDHPLAQAAELRLEDLASEPFIMYEPYEARYFHDLLVELFSRASLVPNYVQHLAQIHSILAMVHSGVGVALVPETATNLRFSGVVLRPVVMQWQRPAELFFVRRGDNDNPLLPVVAGIARGLAAQAGSIQSMDRSIQ encoded by the coding sequence ATGTTTGAGTTGAGCCAGTTGCGCTGCTTCGTTGCAGTTGCGGAAGAACTCCATTTCGGGCGCGCGGCACAGCGGCTGAACATGACGCAGCCGCCGCTCAGCCGCCAGATCCAGATTCTCGAACGCGTCCTCGATGTGACTCTGCTGGAACGCAGCAACCGGGCTGTCCGGCTGACGCCCGCCGGGCAGCGTTTTCTGGTCGATGCGCGGCATCTCCTCAAGCTCGCCGAAAGCGCAGCCGTGCTGGCCCGGCGGATGGCAAGCGGCAAGGCCGGATCGATCAATATCGGCTTCACGGCGACCTCCGCCTACAGCTACGTGCCGGCGCTGGTTGCGGCCTGCCGGCGTGAACTGCCCGATATCGAGATCTCGCTGAAGGAAATGGTTTCCAGCGATCAACTCAAGCGGCTCGATTCCGGTGAGATCGATATCGGCCTGCTCCGCCCGCCGATTCCGCGTGGCAGTCTCGACGCTTTCCGCGTGACGGCGGAACCGCTGGTCGCGGCACTGCCGAGCGATCACCCGCTGGCGCAGGCGGCCGAGCTACGTCTGGAGGATCTCGCAAGCGAACCCTTCATCATGTACGAGCCTTACGAAGCCCGCTATTTCCACGATCTCCTGGTCGAGCTGTTCTCACGCGCAAGTCTGGTGCCGAATTACGTGCAGCATCTTGCGCAGATCCATTCGATCCTCGCCATGGTGCATTCGGGTGTCGGCGTGGCGCTGGTGCCCGAGACCGCGACGAATCTGCGCTTCAGCGGCGTAGTACTGCGGCCCGTCGTGATGCAGTGGCAGCGGCCGGCCGAATTGTTCTTCGTCCGGCGCGGCGACAATGACAATCCGCTTCTCCCCGTCGTTGCCGGCATCGCCCGAGGGCTGGCCGCCCAAGCCGGCTCGATCCAATCAATGGATCGATCGATACAGTGA